The following coding sequences lie in one Nocardioides sambongensis genomic window:
- a CDS encoding class I adenylate-forming enzyme family protein, translating to MTASPTFPTGAFPTGTSAIAAIPQRRRDADPHGACVADVHTRLDNAAFADAVDAAAGHLAALGVVRGSTVGVMMPNRVDLVVTLFASWRLGALCTPLNPALTADEARYQLSDSAAVVVVVDEDARPKVDGGEYTVVMVDELGTRDGTLPDVPARDEDLAMLIYTSGTTGRPKGVMLDHANITAMASMLVQSTGMTGADRSLLILPLFHVNGIVVSILSPLSVGGSAMIAPRFDPATFWPLVGAERPTFVSGVPTIYSLLLSRPGGEEEVRSLRFAGCGAAPMPPGLIEAWESRYGVPVVEGYGLSETSAACTLNPVEGPRKTGTVGPALPGLEIRIVDNDGSVLPVGEAGEVQVKGPVVMRGYFGRPEATAEALRDGWLATGDVGALDEDGYLRLVDRVKDMIIRGGENIYPQEIENVLHRHPAVFEAAVVGRRDDVYGEQPVAVVVPKPGVELDEQALLDFCGERLARYKMPRAIHVLESLPRNSIGKVTKGTLRDLVNGEG from the coding sequence GTGACCGCCAGCCCCACCTTCCCGACCGGCGCCTTCCCGACCGGCACGTCCGCGATCGCCGCCATCCCGCAGCGGCGACGGGACGCCGACCCGCACGGTGCCTGTGTCGCCGACGTGCACACCCGCCTCGACAACGCCGCGTTCGCGGACGCCGTCGACGCGGCGGCCGGGCACCTCGCCGCTCTCGGCGTGGTCCGGGGCAGCACGGTCGGCGTGATGATGCCGAACCGCGTGGACCTGGTCGTGACCCTCTTCGCCTCCTGGCGGCTCGGCGCCCTCTGCACCCCGCTCAACCCGGCGCTCACCGCGGACGAGGCCCGCTACCAGCTCTCCGACAGCGCCGCCGTCGTGGTGGTCGTCGACGAGGACGCGCGGCCCAAGGTGGACGGCGGCGAGTACACGGTCGTGATGGTCGACGAGCTCGGCACCCGCGACGGCACGCTGCCCGACGTGCCGGCCCGCGACGAGGACCTGGCGATGCTGATCTACACCAGCGGCACCACCGGTCGGCCCAAGGGCGTGATGCTGGACCACGCGAACATCACCGCGATGGCGTCGATGCTCGTGCAGAGCACGGGGATGACCGGCGCCGACCGGTCGCTGCTGATCCTGCCGCTCTTCCACGTCAACGGCATCGTGGTCTCGATCCTCTCGCCGCTGTCGGTCGGCGGGTCGGCGATGATCGCGCCCCGCTTCGACCCGGCCACGTTCTGGCCCCTCGTCGGCGCCGAGCGACCGACCTTCGTCTCCGGCGTCCCGACGATCTACTCGCTCCTGCTCAGCCGCCCCGGTGGCGAGGAGGAGGTCCGTTCGCTGCGGTTCGCCGGGTGCGGGGCGGCGCCGATGCCGCCCGGCCTGATCGAGGCCTGGGAGAGCCGGTACGGCGTCCCCGTGGTCGAGGGCTACGGGCTCTCCGAGACGAGCGCGGCGTGCACCCTCAACCCCGTCGAGGGGCCACGCAAGACCGGCACCGTCGGCCCGGCGCTGCCGGGGCTGGAGATCCGCATCGTCGACAACGACGGCTCGGTGCTGCCGGTCGGCGAGGCCGGTGAGGTCCAGGTGAAGGGCCCGGTCGTGATGCGCGGCTACTTCGGACGCCCCGAGGCCACCGCCGAGGCGCTCCGCGACGGCTGGCTCGCCACCGGCGACGTGGGGGCGCTCGACGAGGACGGCTACCTGCGCCTGGTGGACCGGGTCAAGGACATGATCATCCGCGGCGGGGAGAACATCTACCCGCAGGAGATCGAGAACGTCCTGCACCGCCATCCGGCCGTCTTCGAGGCCGCCGTGGTCGGTCGCCGCGACGACGTCTACGGCGAGCAGCCGGTCGCCGTCGTCGTACCGAAGCCGGGGGTGGAGCTCGACGAGCAGGCCCTGCTGGACTTCTGCGGCGAGCGGCTGGCCCGCTACAAGATGCCGCGGGCGATCCACGTGCTGGAGAGCCTGCCCCGCAACAGCATCGGCAAGGTCACCAAGGGCACGCTGCGCGACCTGGTCAACGGCGAGGGCTGA
- a CDS encoding glycoside hydrolase domain-containing protein, translated as MLARSRTPAPRPRGRARRGRRLLLRTTALTAVAGLGLGLAAAVSAPVVPDRVTSTETHPIELARDTTNPVTPGDFAGFGFDQCLAPTQKAMDTWLRTSPFLAVGIYISGKSRACRDQPNLTPTWIRNQLTRGWKLLPITLGPQASCSTRFPRYGNDPTIKAKPGRKKLYVPARKMGRTEAGTAVAEAKRLGIVPGSTLWYDLEAFDITNTNCRESAMAFLHAWTVRLHELDYVSGVYSSAGSGIKMLDDARVNRPKAYRLPDRIWVARWDGRANTSTSYIREDGWRPGNRVKQYQGGHNETWGGVTINIDRNWLEVGQYDNAPLTKRCGGVRISYRTFPTLNPPSSSSTPPVGRVKTLQCLLTEQGKYSGAINGKLNRRTLNALAAWQSGRGLRTRAVVGTQEWMSLHTAGRWSVLKIGSLGAAVRRVQLALNSADSGVRLRATGRYDATTAQAVRAYQRRVGLKPTGIVEKRTWSKLSRGIA; from the coding sequence ATGCTCGCCCGCTCCCGCACTCCTGCTCCCCGACCGCGGGGCCGCGCCCGGCGCGGCCGTCGCCTGCTGCTGCGCACCACCGCCCTGACCGCCGTCGCCGGCCTGGGGCTGGGGCTCGCGGCGGCCGTCTCGGCTCCCGTCGTACCGGACCGTGTGACGTCGACCGAGACGCACCCGATCGAGCTCGCCCGCGACACCACCAACCCGGTCACCCCGGGTGACTTCGCCGGCTTCGGCTTCGACCAGTGCCTGGCCCCGACCCAGAAGGCGATGGACACCTGGCTGCGCACCTCGCCGTTCCTCGCCGTCGGCATCTACATCTCCGGCAAGTCCCGCGCCTGCCGCGACCAGCCGAACCTGACGCCGACCTGGATCCGCAACCAGCTGACCCGCGGCTGGAAGCTGCTGCCGATCACGCTCGGCCCGCAGGCCTCGTGCAGCACCCGCTTCCCGCGCTACGGCAACGACCCGACGATCAAGGCCAAGCCGGGACGCAAGAAGCTCTACGTCCCCGCGCGGAAGATGGGACGCACCGAGGCCGGGACGGCGGTGGCCGAGGCCAAGCGGCTCGGCATCGTGCCGGGGAGCACGCTCTGGTACGACCTCGAGGCCTTCGACATCACCAACACCAACTGCCGCGAGTCGGCGATGGCGTTCCTGCACGCCTGGACCGTGCGGCTGCACGAGCTCGACTACGTCTCCGGCGTCTACTCCAGCGCCGGGTCCGGGATCAAGATGCTCGACGACGCCCGGGTGAACCGCCCGAAGGCCTACCGGCTGCCCGACCGGATCTGGGTCGCGCGCTGGGACGGCCGGGCCAACACCTCGACCTCCTACATCCGCGAGGACGGCTGGCGTCCGGGCAACCGGGTCAAGCAGTACCAGGGCGGCCACAACGAGACCTGGGGCGGCGTGACCATCAACATCGACCGCAACTGGCTCGAGGTCGGGCAGTACGACAACGCGCCGCTGACCAAGCGCTGTGGCGGTGTCCGGATCAGCTACCGCACGTTCCCGACGCTCAACCCGCCGAGCTCGTCGAGCACCCCGCCGGTGGGCCGGGTCAAGACGCTGCAGTGCCTGCTCACCGAGCAGGGCAAGTACTCCGGCGCGATCAACGGCAAGCTCAACCGGCGCACGCTCAACGCGCTCGCCGCCTGGCAGTCCGGTCGCGGGCTGCGCACCCGCGCGGTGGTCGGCACCCAGGAATGGATGTCGCTGCACACCGCGGGTCGCTGGTCGGTGCTGAAGATCGGCTCGCTCGGCGCCGCCGTACGACGCGTGCAGCTCGCCCTCAACTCCGCCGACTCCGGCGTGCGGCTGCGCGCCACCGGTCGGTACGACGCGACCACCGCCCAGGCGGTCAGGGCCTACCAGCGGCGGGTCGGCCTCAAGCCGACCGGGATCGTCGAGAAGCGGACCTGGAGCAAGCTCAGCCGCGGCATCGCCTGA
- a CDS encoding Fur family transcriptional regulator produces the protein MTRPRLAVLDAVHRHAHADTDTVIGVVRQALPEVSHQAVYDVLKALTNAGLVRRIQPSGSVARYESRVGDNHHHVVCRVCGAIADVDCAVGEAPCLTAENDHGFRIDEAEVIYWGRCPTCAATLAPAPSGAP, from the coding sequence GTGACGCGTCCGCGACTGGCCGTCCTGGATGCAGTGCACCGGCACGCCCACGCCGACACCGACACCGTGATCGGTGTCGTCCGGCAGGCGCTGCCGGAGGTGTCCCACCAAGCCGTCTACGACGTCCTCAAGGCGTTGACCAACGCCGGACTGGTCCGGCGGATCCAGCCGTCCGGGTCGGTGGCCCGCTACGAGAGCAGGGTCGGCGACAACCACCACCATGTGGTCTGCCGCGTCTGCGGCGCGATCGCCGACGTCGACTGCGCCGTCGGCGAGGCGCCCTGCCTGACCGCGGAGAACGACCACGGCTTCCGCATCGACGAGGCCGAGGTCATCTACTGGGGCCGCTGCCCCACCTGTGCGGCCACCCTGGCGCCGGCGCCGAGCGGGGCCCCTTAG
- the katG gene encoding catalase/peroxidase HPI → MSENHETELGDLNESSATPSTEGKCPVMHGELPHPTQGAPNHQWWPNKLNLKILAKNPAEADPYGDGFDYRAAFLGLDLAEVKADIAATLTDSQEFWPADFGHYGPLYIRMAWHSAGTYRVWDGRGGGGTGQQRFAPLNSWPDNGNLDKARRLLWPVKKKYGRALSWGDLMILAGNVALEDMGFPTFGFAGGRPDVWEADDDIYWGPETEWLGGDNGGAQRYVSGAERQLDDPLAAVQMGLIYVNPEGPEGQPDPIASAVDIKDTFGKMGMTVEETVALIAGGHTFGKTHGAGDADLVGIEPEGADLEQQGLGWKSTHGTGKGLDAITSGLEVTWTYHPTRWDNEFFHILFAYDWELFQSPAGANQWRPKNNGGDGLVPESFGDGKREPRMLTSDLALREDPEMREISLRFKEDQAAFTDAFARAWFKLTHRDMGPKARYLGSEVPAEDLVWQDPVPAGAELTEQQVGAVKQAIAATDLTVSQLVSTAWASASTFRSSDKRGGANGARIALEPQRSWAVNRPAELAPVLNQLQEIATAQGVSLADAIVLGGSVGVEKAAAAAGVDVTVTTTTGRGDASQEQTDVESFGYLEPKADGFRNYLAKSSKYPAEFTLIDRANLLGVTAPELTVLIGGLRVLGTNWDGSDLGVFTDRPGVLSNDFFVNLLELGTTWTAVDDSKEVYEGTTAAGATLRGTRNDLVFGSNSELRALAEVYASDDAAEKFVADFVAAWAKVMDADRYDLV, encoded by the coding sequence ATGTCTGAGAACCACGAGACCGAGCTCGGCGACCTGAACGAGAGCTCGGCCACGCCCTCCACCGAGGGCAAGTGCCCGGTGATGCACGGCGAGCTGCCGCACCCCACCCAGGGCGCGCCGAACCACCAGTGGTGGCCGAACAAGCTCAACCTCAAGATCCTCGCCAAGAACCCGGCCGAGGCCGACCCGTACGGCGACGGCTTCGACTACCGCGCCGCCTTCCTCGGCCTCGACCTGGCCGAGGTGAAGGCCGACATCGCGGCCACGCTGACCGACTCCCAGGAGTTCTGGCCGGCGGACTTCGGCCACTACGGCCCGCTCTACATCCGGATGGCCTGGCACTCCGCCGGCACCTACCGGGTCTGGGACGGTCGCGGCGGCGGCGGCACCGGCCAGCAGCGGTTCGCCCCGCTCAACTCCTGGCCCGACAACGGCAACCTGGACAAGGCCCGCCGTCTGCTGTGGCCGGTGAAGAAGAAGTACGGCCGGGCGCTCTCCTGGGGCGACCTGATGATCCTCGCCGGCAACGTGGCGCTCGAGGACATGGGCTTCCCGACCTTCGGCTTCGCCGGTGGCCGCCCCGACGTGTGGGAGGCCGACGACGACATCTACTGGGGCCCGGAGACCGAGTGGCTCGGCGGCGACAACGGTGGTGCGCAGCGCTACGTCAGTGGTGCCGAGCGTCAGCTCGACGACCCGCTGGCCGCGGTCCAGATGGGCCTGATCTACGTCAACCCCGAGGGCCCCGAGGGTCAGCCCGACCCGATCGCCTCCGCGGTCGACATCAAGGACACCTTCGGCAAGATGGGCATGACCGTCGAGGAGACCGTCGCGCTGATCGCCGGCGGCCACACCTTCGGCAAGACCCACGGCGCCGGTGACGCCGACCTCGTCGGTATCGAGCCGGAGGGCGCCGACCTCGAGCAGCAGGGCCTGGGGTGGAAGTCGACCCACGGCACCGGCAAGGGCCTCGACGCGATCACCTCGGGTCTGGAGGTCACCTGGACCTACCACCCGACCCGGTGGGACAACGAGTTCTTCCACATCCTCTTCGCCTACGACTGGGAGCTCTTCCAGTCGCCGGCCGGCGCCAACCAGTGGCGCCCGAAGAACAACGGCGGCGACGGCCTGGTGCCGGAGTCGTTCGGCGACGGCAAGCGTGAGCCGCGGATGCTGACCTCCGACCTCGCCCTGCGTGAGGACCCGGAGATGCGCGAGATCTCACTGCGGTTCAAGGAGGACCAGGCCGCGTTCACCGACGCGTTCGCCCGCGCCTGGTTCAAGCTGACCCACCGCGACATGGGCCCGAAGGCGCGCTACCTCGGCTCCGAGGTTCCGGCCGAGGACCTGGTCTGGCAGGACCCGGTGCCGGCGGGCGCGGAGCTCACCGAGCAGCAGGTCGGCGCGGTCAAGCAGGCCATCGCCGCCACCGACCTGACCGTCTCGCAGCTGGTCTCGACCGCCTGGGCCTCGGCCTCGACCTTCCGCAGCTCCGACAAGCGCGGTGGCGCGAACGGCGCCCGGATCGCTCTGGAGCCGCAGCGGTCGTGGGCGGTCAACCGTCCGGCCGAGCTCGCCCCGGTGCTCAACCAGCTGCAGGAGATCGCGACCGCGCAGGGCGTCTCCCTGGCCGACGCGATCGTGCTCGGCGGCTCGGTCGGGGTCGAGAAGGCTGCCGCGGCGGCCGGTGTGGACGTCACCGTCACCACCACCACCGGGCGTGGCGACGCCAGCCAGGAGCAGACCGACGTCGAGTCGTTCGGCTACCTGGAGCCCAAGGCCGACGGGTTCCGCAACTACCTGGCCAAGTCCAGCAAGTACCCGGCCGAGTTCACCCTGATCGACCGGGCCAACCTGCTCGGTGTCACCGCTCCGGAGCTGACCGTGCTGATCGGCGGCCTCCGCGTGCTCGGCACCAACTGGGACGGGTCGGACCTGGGTGTCTTCACCGACCGTCCGGGCGTGCTCAGCAACGACTTCTTCGTCAACCTGCTCGAGCTCGGCACCACCTGGACCGCCGTGGACGACTCCAAGGAGGTCTACGAGGGCACCACCGCCGCCGGTGCGACCCTCCGCGGCACCCGGAACGACCTGGTGTTCGGCTCCAACTCCGAGCTGCGCGCGCTGGCCGAGGTCTACGCCAGCGACGACGCCGCCGAGAAGTTCGTGGCCGACTTCGTCGCCGCCTGGGCGAAGGTCATGGACGCCGACCGCTACGACCTCGTCTGA
- a CDS encoding cation:proton antiporter regulatory subunit, with product MRKEYGVTIVAVKPAGGSFDYATASTVLRPGDEVVVSGPAAKVEAFSNLS from the coding sequence GTGCGCAAGGAGTACGGCGTCACCATCGTCGCGGTCAAGCCGGCCGGTGGCAGCTTCGACTACGCCACCGCCTCGACCGTGCTGCGCCCCGGCGACGAGGTGGTGGTCTCCGGGCCGGCCGCGAAGGTGGAGGCGTTCAGCAACCTGAGCTGA
- a CDS encoding GMC family oxidoreductase N-terminal domain-containing protein, with protein sequence MTTFTDLQRQTLAALVDTFVAPVAAPDGREDPHGFYATPGTAVGAHLGVEEYLTTKVPADQLSGLLELIDALALTGLKNQPQHIRETSVAVISGIAPEAAAGIGAVRQLAINFAYAITDEAGHSPLLDGMGAGGIPDIPNRGTKTLTVRTTSPGETIEVDAVVVGSGSGGGVAAGELAKAGKRVLVLEAGSYYSESEFGLTELAAYQQLCLNGGVFPTADGMVNVVAGGVVGGGSTVNWSNSVPLPDRLRKRWSEEFGLTDVTGDSWAEHAEAVMSRMKVNEKVAFQNGPHTKLGVGAEALGWSYKHTTLNIDPERFDPALQGYSGYGDATGAKQGTMRTFLQDASDAGAELIPNARATRVLVSDGRATGVEVEILDENGAVGHTVTVAAPTVVVSAGSMETPALLLRSGIGGEAVGTRLKLHPAGLVTGLYGEEDLDPIHGPAQAGIMNEFSAGSEGGSAFLVEGVQQFPGLYASVTPWTSAAEHKELIGRYRNRGDWVFIIEDLGSGRIAIDEEGRSVATYPFEHEGDQRTFKNALIACVRMHVAGGADTIFVGGQPFAPWRQGDDVEEFIGRLDALPIGAGGLVAFSAHQMGSAALGADPATSVADPRGELHDTKGVWIADASGMPTCSSVNPMITTMTLARRTAHNILAS encoded by the coding sequence ATGACCACCTTCACCGACCTGCAGCGCCAGACCCTGGCCGCCCTCGTCGACACCTTCGTCGCCCCGGTCGCGGCACCCGACGGCCGTGAGGACCCGCACGGGTTCTACGCCACCCCCGGCACCGCCGTCGGGGCCCACCTCGGTGTCGAGGAGTACCTGACCACCAAGGTGCCCGCCGACCAGCTCAGCGGCCTGCTGGAGCTGATCGACGCGCTGGCCCTGACCGGACTGAAGAACCAGCCCCAGCACATCCGGGAGACCTCGGTCGCCGTGATCAGCGGGATCGCCCCGGAGGCGGCCGCCGGCATCGGCGCCGTGCGGCAGCTCGCGATCAACTTCGCCTACGCGATCACCGACGAGGCCGGGCACAGCCCGCTGCTCGACGGGATGGGCGCCGGCGGCATCCCGGACATCCCGAACCGGGGCACCAAGACCCTCACCGTCCGCACCACCAGCCCCGGGGAGACCATCGAGGTCGACGCCGTCGTCGTCGGTTCCGGCTCGGGTGGCGGCGTCGCGGCCGGCGAGCTGGCCAAGGCCGGCAAGCGGGTCCTCGTGCTGGAGGCGGGCTCCTACTACTCCGAGTCCGAGTTCGGGCTGACCGAGCTCGCGGCCTACCAGCAGCTCTGCCTCAACGGCGGCGTCTTCCCGACCGCCGACGGCATGGTCAACGTCGTCGCCGGCGGCGTCGTCGGCGGCGGCTCGACCGTGAACTGGTCGAACTCCGTGCCCCTGCCGGACCGGCTGCGCAAGCGCTGGTCCGAGGAGTTCGGGCTGACCGACGTCACCGGTGACAGCTGGGCCGAGCACGCGGAGGCGGTGATGAGCCGGATGAAGGTCAACGAGAAGGTCGCCTTCCAGAACGGTCCGCACACCAAGCTCGGCGTCGGCGCGGAGGCGCTGGGCTGGTCCTACAAGCACACCACCCTCAACATCGACCCCGAGCGCTTCGACCCCGCCCTCCAGGGCTACAGCGGGTACGGCGACGCCACCGGCGCCAAGCAGGGCACCATGCGCACGTTCCTGCAGGACGCCAGCGACGCCGGCGCCGAGCTGATCCCGAACGCCCGGGCCACCCGGGTGCTGGTCAGCGACGGCCGGGCCACCGGCGTCGAGGTGGAGATCCTGGACGAGAACGGTGCGGTCGGCCACACCGTCACCGTCGCCGCCCCGACCGTGGTGGTCTCGGCCGGCTCGATGGAGACCCCCGCCCTGCTGCTGCGCTCGGGGATCGGCGGCGAGGCGGTCGGCACCCGGCTCAAGCTGCACCCCGCCGGCCTGGTCACCGGGCTGTACGGCGAGGAGGACCTCGACCCGATCCACGGCCCGGCGCAGGCCGGGATCATGAACGAGTTCTCCGCCGGCAGCGAGGGCGGCTCGGCCTTCCTGGTCGAGGGGGTCCAGCAGTTCCCCGGCCTCTACGCCTCGGTGACCCCGTGGACCTCGGCGGCCGAGCACAAGGAGCTGATCGGCCGCTACCGCAACCGCGGTGACTGGGTCTTCATCATCGAGGACCTCGGCAGCGGCCGGATCGCGATCGACGAGGAGGGCCGCTCGGTGGCGACCTACCCGTTCGAGCACGAGGGTGACCAGCGCACCTTCAAGAACGCCCTGATCGCCTGCGTCCGGATGCACGTGGCCGGCGGCGCGGACACGATCTTCGTCGGCGGCCAGCCGTTCGCCCCGTGGAGGCAGGGCGACGACGTCGAGGAGTTCATCGGCCGGCTCGACGCCCTGCCGATCGGTGCCGGCGGTCTGGTCGCGTTCAGCGCGCACCAGATGGGAAGCGCCGCCCTGGGCGCCGACCCGGCGACCAGCGTGGCCGACCCGCGCGGTGAGCTGCACGACACCAAGGGGGTGTGGATCGCCGACGCCAGCGGCATGCCCACCTGCTCGTCGGTCAACCCGATGATCACGACGATGACGCTCGCCCGTCGCACTGCGCACAACATCCTGGCATCCTGA
- a CDS encoding TrkH family potassium uptake protein, with product MSITTDPTAGPGRRAWLRHPAQVVVLAFGGAVVLGTLLLMLPVATAGPGGAGFLTALFHATSAVCVTGLVTVDTPVYWSTFGEVTILALIQVGGFGIMTLASLLTLAVLRRLRLRTRLTAAAETKATGMGDLRTVLIGVLKFTLLFEAVVAVVLTLRFALGYDVAWGRATYLGVFHAVSAFNNAGFALFSDNLIGFAGDPWICLPIAFAVIAGGLGFPVWIELAKDRWHWQKWNMHTRMTVSATVALLVLGTIVVTASEWTNPATLGSMSVPDRLLGGFFHSVMPRTAGFNAIDYGQAHDGTLLTTTGLMFIGGGSAGTAGGIKVTTFMVLAWVIWAEVRGERDVELHGRRLDERVVRQALTVALLAAGAVLGATLALAYLTDERLDALIFEVVSAFSTVGLSTGITADLPAVGQLLLVGLMFLGRLGPITLVSALALRDRGKLYRLPEGRPLIG from the coding sequence GTGTCGATCACGACGGACCCGACCGCCGGCCCCGGGCGCCGGGCGTGGCTCCGCCATCCGGCGCAGGTGGTGGTCCTCGCCTTCGGCGGCGCGGTGGTGCTCGGCACGCTGCTGCTGATGCTGCCGGTGGCCACCGCCGGTCCCGGCGGTGCCGGGTTCCTGACCGCGCTCTTCCACGCCACCAGCGCGGTCTGCGTCACCGGCCTGGTCACCGTGGACACCCCCGTCTACTGGTCCACCTTCGGCGAGGTCACCATCCTCGCGCTGATCCAGGTCGGCGGCTTCGGGATCATGACGCTCGCCTCGCTGCTCACCCTGGCGGTGCTGCGCCGGCTGCGTCTGCGCACCCGGCTCACCGCCGCTGCGGAGACCAAGGCGACCGGGATGGGCGACCTGCGCACCGTGCTCATCGGGGTCCTGAAGTTCACCCTGCTCTTCGAGGCCGTCGTGGCGGTCGTGCTCACGCTGCGCTTCGCGCTCGGCTACGACGTGGCGTGGGGCCGGGCCACCTACCTCGGGGTGTTCCATGCCGTGTCGGCCTTCAACAACGCCGGCTTCGCGCTGTTCAGCGACAACCTGATCGGCTTCGCCGGCGACCCGTGGATCTGCCTGCCGATCGCCTTCGCGGTGATCGCCGGCGGGCTCGGCTTCCCGGTCTGGATCGAGCTGGCCAAGGACCGCTGGCACTGGCAGAAGTGGAACATGCACACCCGGATGACGGTCAGCGCGACCGTCGCGCTGCTGGTGCTCGGCACCATCGTGGTGACGGCCAGCGAGTGGACCAACCCCGCCACGCTCGGCAGCATGAGCGTGCCGGACCGGCTGCTGGGCGGCTTCTTCCACTCGGTGATGCCGCGCACCGCGGGCTTCAACGCGATCGACTACGGGCAGGCCCACGACGGCACCCTGCTGACCACCACCGGCCTGATGTTCATCGGCGGCGGCTCGGCCGGCACCGCGGGCGGCATCAAGGTCACCACGTTCATGGTGCTCGCCTGGGTGATCTGGGCGGAGGTGCGCGGCGAGCGGGACGTCGAGCTGCACGGCCGCCGCCTGGACGAGCGGGTGGTGCGCCAGGCGCTGACCGTCGCCCTCCTCGCCGCCGGCGCGGTGCTCGGGGCGACCCTGGCCCTGGCCTACCTCACCGACGAGCGACTGGACGCGCTGATCTTCGAGGTGGTCTCCGCCTTCTCCACCGTGGGCCTCTCCACCGGCATCACCGCGGACCTGCCCGCGGTCGGGCAGCTGCTACTGGTCGGCCTGATGTTCCTGGGCCGGCTCGGCCCGATCACCCTGGTCTCCGCGCTCGCGCTCCGCGACCGTGGCAAGCTCTACCGACTCCCCGAAGGGCGGCCCCTCATTGGGTAA
- a CDS encoding PucR family transcriptional regulator, with amino-acid sequence MSALLASPRTLDYVAAVANHLLADAEQLIADLNRAVADGAPALADDPAIVDDTAASNRLTVLHFLHAVAARPEHPVSVYAPPELVQKARNLVRRGVDLDVVIQAYRFGQEALWRHWMDTAAELVEHDPAELAGVLRHSADLLFTYVNGCLALEVSQIQQQREQISRSGSTRQAEVIRLLLDAAPLSRTTANQWLGYDVGGPHTFLALWGSRSIEDAALESAASELASVLGLRSAGLRAGAGQLWTWLGGEITDRAAFADAHAALETPVNVLVGPPGRGADGFRRTQQRAIEVQRFAMSEESAPPALTWYDELGPVALTADDPERVRVFVADALGRLAEDDPALDDLRATMLVFLQEGESAPKAAQRLFTHRNTVLQRVGRATGLIGAPLAERRLQVFLALELVHRLGRSALTPPN; translated from the coding sequence ATGTCGGCACTCCTCGCCTCGCCGCGCACCCTCGACTACGTCGCGGCCGTCGCCAACCACCTCCTGGCCGACGCCGAGCAGCTGATCGCCGACCTCAACCGCGCCGTCGCCGACGGCGCACCGGCGTTGGCCGACGACCCGGCGATCGTGGACGACACCGCGGCCAGCAACCGGCTCACCGTGCTCCACTTCCTGCACGCCGTCGCGGCCCGCCCGGAGCACCCGGTGTCGGTCTACGCGCCACCCGAGCTGGTCCAGAAGGCGCGCAACCTGGTCCGCCGCGGCGTCGACCTCGACGTGGTGATCCAGGCCTACCGCTTCGGCCAGGAGGCGTTGTGGCGGCACTGGATGGACACCGCCGCCGAGCTGGTCGAGCACGACCCGGCCGAGCTGGCCGGGGTGCTGCGCCACAGCGCCGACCTGCTCTTCACCTACGTCAACGGCTGCCTCGCCCTCGAGGTGAGCCAGATCCAGCAACAGCGGGAGCAGATCAGCCGGTCCGGCTCGACCCGCCAGGCCGAGGTGATCCGCCTGCTGCTGGACGCGGCGCCGCTGAGCCGGACCACGGCCAACCAGTGGCTCGGCTACGACGTCGGCGGCCCGCACACCTTCCTCGCCCTGTGGGGGTCGCGCTCCATCGAGGACGCCGCGCTGGAGTCGGCGGCGAGCGAGCTGGCCAGTGTGCTCGGCCTGCGCTCGGCCGGGCTGCGCGCCGGCGCCGGACAGCTGTGGACCTGGCTCGGCGGCGAGATCACCGACCGCGCCGCGTTCGCCGACGCCCACGCCGCGCTGGAGACACCGGTCAACGTGCTGGTCGGCCCGCCCGGACGCGGGGCCGACGGGTTCCGTCGTACGCAGCAGCGGGCGATCGAGGTGCAGCGCTTCGCGATGTCCGAGGAGTCCGCACCCCCCGCCCTCACCTGGTACGACGAGCTCGGGCCGGTCGCGCTCACCGCCGACGACCCGGAGCGGGTCCGGGTCTTCGTCGCCGACGCCCTCGGCCGGCTGGCGGAGGACGACCCGGCCCTGGACGACCTGCGGGCGACGATGCTGGTCTTCCTGCAGGAGGGCGAGTCTGCGCCGAAGGCGGCACAGCGCCTCTTCACCCACCGCAACACCGTGCTGCAGCGGGTCGGCAGGGCGACCGGCCTGATCGGCGCGCCGCTGGCCGAGCGACGGCTGCAGGTGTTCCTGGCGCTCGAGCTGGTGCACCGGCTGGGACGCTCGGCACTCACTCCCCCGAACTGA